One window from the genome of Leucobacter aridicollis encodes:
- a CDS encoding nucleotide sugar dehydrogenase has product MKIAVVATGKIGLPLATQFASMGHEVVGVDVNQALVDVINSGIEPFPGEAGLAEKLAEQVPSGKLRATTDYADAIPGADAVVLVVPLLVDEETWEPDFKWMDAATTSLAEHLTPGTLISYETTLPVGTTRNRWKPLIEEVSGLTEGEDFHLVFSPERVLTGRVYEDLKKYPKLVGGLNDAGTKKAIEFYESVLTFDERPELRQPNGVWDMGTAEAAEMAKLAETTYRDVNIGLANQFARYADTIGIDVYKVIEACNSQPFSHIHRPGIAVGGHCIPVYPRLYLSTDPDADIVRTARNYNATMPTYVVDRVEQTIGELAGQRVVVLGASYRGGVKETAVSGVFPTVDELTRRGAVVTVHDPVFSDDELAAFGFTPHKIGDAVDVAILQADHAEYRELGPASFPGIKLFADGRNFTDPAAWKGVPRIVIGASA; this is encoded by the coding sequence GTGAAGATTGCAGTCGTAGCCACCGGAAAAATTGGCCTTCCTCTCGCGACCCAGTTCGCATCGATGGGGCACGAGGTTGTCGGCGTTGACGTCAACCAGGCGCTCGTTGACGTCATCAACTCGGGTATTGAACCCTTCCCGGGCGAAGCCGGCCTGGCAGAGAAGCTCGCCGAGCAGGTGCCCTCTGGGAAGCTCCGCGCGACCACGGACTATGCTGACGCGATCCCTGGAGCCGATGCGGTCGTCCTCGTCGTACCGTTGCTCGTCGATGAGGAGACCTGGGAGCCTGACTTCAAGTGGATGGATGCTGCGACCACGTCGCTCGCAGAGCACCTCACACCGGGAACGCTAATTTCGTACGAAACGACGCTCCCCGTTGGCACCACTCGCAACCGCTGGAAGCCACTTATTGAAGAGGTTTCTGGACTGACCGAGGGTGAAGACTTCCACCTCGTGTTTTCTCCTGAGCGCGTGCTCACCGGCCGAGTCTACGAGGATCTGAAGAAATACCCGAAGCTCGTCGGTGGGCTCAACGACGCCGGGACGAAGAAAGCAATCGAGTTTTACGAGTCGGTCCTCACGTTTGACGAGCGGCCGGAACTGCGCCAGCCCAACGGCGTCTGGGACATGGGCACGGCTGAAGCAGCCGAGATGGCGAAGCTCGCTGAGACAACGTACCGCGACGTAAACATCGGGCTTGCTAACCAGTTCGCACGATACGCGGACACAATCGGTATCGACGTCTACAAGGTTATCGAGGCCTGCAACTCGCAGCCATTTAGCCACATTCACCGGCCCGGAATCGCTGTCGGAGGCCACTGTATCCCGGTGTACCCCCGCCTCTACCTCTCAACAGATCCCGATGCTGATATCGTGCGCACCGCGCGCAACTACAACGCGACGATGCCAACCTACGTTGTGGACCGTGTCGAGCAGACCATTGGAGAGCTGGCCGGCCAGCGTGTGGTCGTGCTCGGTGCGTCCTACCGCGGTGGGGTGAAGGAGACGGCGGTGTCCGGGGTCTTCCCAACCGTCGATGAACTGACACGGCGAGGAGCAGTCGTGACTGTGCACGACCCTGTCTTCTCGGATGATGAGCTTGCCGCTTTCGGCTTTACGCCCCACAAGATCGGCGACGCAGTTGACGTTGCCATCTTGCAGGCGGATCATGCCGAGTATCGCGAACTTGGGCCCGCGAGCTTCCCAGGAATCAAGCTCTTTGCAGATGGCCGCAACTTCACCGATCCGGCAGCATGGAAGGGCGTGCCGAGGATCGTGATTGGCGCATCCGCGTAA
- the wecB gene encoding non-hydrolyzing UDP-N-acetylglucosamine 2-epimerase, with product MKILSVVGARPQFVKLAPVNEAIRAAGHEHIIVHTGQHYDPMLSDVFFRDLGIPDPDVHLGVGSGSHGVQTGAMLAKMDDVLTEAAPDCVLVYGDTNSTLAAALSAAKLHLPVAHLEAGLRSFNRAMPEEHNRVLTDHVADLCLAPTEGAMAHLAAEGLASRSTLVGDVMTDVLLRVRDTVTKTPPEVDILVGREPGSYYVATIHRAENTDDPSRLSEIVAALAHVDKPVLLLAHPRVQARAAKHGIELTTGTLTAYGSLGYPELIAAALGSAGIITDSGGLQKEAFLLRVPCTTVRTETEWVETVDLGWNVLANSAEEIRAGVSRQRPAPSEATPYGAGDASQRAVATLFDHFGK from the coding sequence GTGAAGATTCTCAGCGTAGTGGGTGCGCGACCGCAGTTCGTCAAGCTCGCCCCGGTCAACGAAGCGATTCGGGCCGCAGGGCACGAGCACATCATCGTCCACACCGGGCAGCACTACGATCCGATGCTGTCCGACGTCTTTTTCCGGGACCTTGGTATTCCCGACCCCGACGTCCATCTGGGGGTCGGCTCGGGCAGCCACGGCGTGCAGACCGGGGCGATGCTCGCGAAGATGGATGACGTCCTCACCGAAGCCGCCCCAGACTGCGTGCTCGTTTATGGCGACACGAACTCGACTTTGGCCGCTGCGCTCAGCGCGGCGAAGCTGCATCTCCCGGTTGCGCATCTCGAAGCGGGGCTGCGGTCCTTCAACAGGGCGATGCCTGAAGAGCACAACCGGGTCTTGACTGACCACGTTGCGGATCTCTGCCTCGCCCCCACCGAGGGAGCGATGGCTCACCTAGCAGCCGAAGGTCTCGCGTCGCGCTCAACGCTCGTGGGAGACGTGATGACCGATGTGCTGCTCCGTGTCCGCGACACGGTGACTAAAACGCCGCCCGAGGTCGATATTCTCGTTGGCCGCGAGCCTGGTTCCTACTACGTCGCGACGATCCACCGTGCTGAAAACACCGACGACCCCAGCCGACTGAGCGAGATTGTTGCGGCGCTAGCCCACGTCGACAAGCCCGTGTTGCTGCTGGCACACCCTCGGGTGCAGGCGCGGGCGGCGAAGCACGGAATCGAGCTCACCACCGGAACACTCACCGCCTACGGTTCTCTAGGATACCCAGAGCTCATCGCCGCGGCGCTCGGGAGCGCGGGAATCATCACCGACTCGGGCGGCCTTCAAAAGGAAGCTTTCCTACTGCGGGTGCCCTGTACGACTGTGCGCACAGAGACCGAATGGGTGGAGACCGTTGACCTCGGTTGGAACGTGCTAGCGAACTCCGCGGAGGAAATTCGTGCCGGTGTGAGTAGGCAGCGCCCCGCGCCCTCTGAGGCTACTCCGTATGGGGCGGGCGATGCTTCGCAACGCGCGGTGGCGACTCTCTTCGACCACTTCGGCAAATGA
- a CDS encoding glycosyltransferase — translation MVDTTSAPAGPTLLLITSFFPFESGEEFIEGEIGRLAAEFSEVLIAPLSYRSGMTQTRDLPANVGVLRIPPGHRSGSDAADAIRFAVRHPWRALRSLSRAVADGGLRPSRTWANLQFDLLSSLLASELAQLLPEGFLRSQDAVIYSYWMHTQARTAVELRGLIRRPKIPLVTRGHGGDIYTEAHRSGFLPQRARIAAAMARIYPVSRNGADYLRRRFPSARNRISPRRLGVAAAHNPGNPQQAAQLVITCSWVRPLKRLDLFVDALALAQQSFPQARWVHFGGGPAEAMAALHDLATEQLAPGSFEFAGALTNSELRARYGAQPATVFVNVSETEGVPVSIMEALAQGLPVIATDVGGSAELIDADAGMFDGLLPARPSARIVADRLETLLSSPPERFADYVSASLTHWQSEWSSETNYTAFARELASLPRGSADTGITTNAPAAAPRPDVAAPALPHCSVVIPCYNGEQTLPRQLDALLRQDPKVVREIIVADNMSTDGTKDVVASYAARDPRVKYHHSDRGQGPVFAQNDGVRASTQPFVMLCGADDEVQPGWAEGFAAEFRAGAKIVGCTIVRTAENGETLEEISQLSDASWPGYLTLGGGQAGFARHVFDELDGLDESFAGAAEDVDFFWRAQLAGYGISFAPDARFNYYSRPTGSEVLAQRRGWGRSRAQLYAKYRSLGMPRRSRFLAIPMIPWCLLRLALAGTNEHRRTQALAGLGTNIGVLEGSLKYRCWYL, via the coding sequence ATGGTTGACACGACTTCCGCGCCCGCTGGGCCAACGCTGCTACTCATCACCAGTTTCTTCCCGTTCGAATCTGGCGAAGAGTTCATTGAGGGTGAGATCGGCCGCCTGGCTGCGGAGTTCTCGGAGGTCCTCATCGCCCCCCTCTCTTACCGTTCAGGGATGACCCAGACACGCGATCTGCCCGCGAACGTCGGGGTTCTCCGGATCCCTCCGGGGCACCGGAGCGGCTCTGATGCTGCAGACGCCATCCGGTTCGCAGTTCGGCACCCGTGGCGCGCTCTGCGCTCGCTGTCCCGCGCTGTCGCGGATGGCGGGCTGCGCCCCTCACGAACCTGGGCAAATCTGCAGTTCGACCTTCTCAGCTCGCTCTTGGCCAGTGAACTCGCGCAACTACTTCCGGAGGGCTTTCTTCGTTCGCAGGACGCCGTCATCTACAGCTATTGGATGCACACGCAGGCGCGGACCGCGGTCGAACTGCGCGGCCTCATCAGACGTCCAAAGATCCCTCTCGTCACCCGCGGCCACGGCGGCGACATCTACACCGAGGCTCATCGGAGCGGGTTCCTCCCCCAGCGCGCCAGGATCGCCGCAGCGATGGCACGAATCTACCCGGTGTCGCGTAACGGCGCCGACTACCTGCGACGGCGCTTCCCATCAGCAAGGAACCGTATCTCCCCGCGCCGTCTCGGAGTCGCTGCCGCCCACAACCCGGGCAACCCCCAGCAAGCTGCCCAGCTGGTCATCACCTGCTCCTGGGTTCGCCCACTCAAACGTCTCGATCTGTTCGTCGACGCGCTGGCGCTCGCGCAGCAGTCCTTTCCACAGGCCCGCTGGGTGCATTTCGGGGGCGGCCCAGCCGAGGCGATGGCAGCGCTGCATGACCTCGCGACTGAACAACTCGCCCCTGGAAGCTTCGAGTTCGCAGGCGCCCTGACAAACTCCGAACTGCGCGCTCGCTATGGCGCGCAGCCGGCGACCGTGTTCGTCAATGTATCGGAGACCGAGGGCGTGCCCGTGTCTATCATGGAGGCGCTCGCCCAGGGGCTCCCGGTCATCGCCACAGACGTCGGAGGGAGCGCGGAGCTCATCGACGCTGACGCGGGCATGTTCGACGGGCTCCTCCCTGCACGGCCCAGTGCGCGCATTGTCGCCGACCGCCTCGAGACTTTGCTGAGCAGCCCGCCAGAGAGATTCGCTGACTACGTCAGCGCGAGCCTCACACACTGGCAATCCGAGTGGTCGAGCGAAACCAATTACACGGCTTTTGCGCGCGAGCTCGCCTCGCTGCCCAGGGGGTCGGCCGACACAGGTATCACCACCAACGCTCCCGCCGCTGCGCCGAGGCCTGACGTTGCGGCCCCAGCCCTACCCCACTGCAGCGTCGTTATCCCGTGCTACAACGGTGAGCAGACGCTGCCACGGCAGCTCGACGCGCTGCTGCGCCAGGACCCCAAGGTTGTTCGCGAGATCATCGTGGCTGACAACATGTCCACCGACGGCACCAAAGACGTCGTAGCCAGCTACGCCGCGCGAGATCCACGCGTAAAATACCACCACTCAGATCGTGGCCAGGGCCCCGTCTTCGCCCAGAACGATGGCGTTCGGGCGAGCACGCAACCGTTCGTCATGCTGTGCGGGGCCGACGATGAGGTTCAGCCCGGGTGGGCTGAGGGCTTCGCTGCGGAGTTTCGCGCGGGCGCCAAGATCGTCGGCTGCACCATTGTGCGAACTGCTGAGAACGGCGAAACGCTCGAGGAAATCTCGCAGCTCAGTGACGCATCGTGGCCCGGGTATCTCACGCTCGGCGGCGGTCAAGCAGGGTTCGCCAGACACGTGTTCGACGAGCTTGACGGGCTCGACGAGTCCTTCGCCGGTGCTGCCGAGGATGTCGATTTCTTCTGGCGTGCCCAGCTTGCGGGCTACGGGATCTCCTTCGCTCCGGACGCGAGATTCAACTATTACTCTCGCCCGACCGGTTCGGAGGTGTTGGCGCAGCGCCGTGGCTGGGGCCGCAGCCGCGCCCAGCTCTACGCGAAATACCGCAGTCTTGGGATGCCCCGGCGGAGCAGGTTCCTCGCGATCCCGATGATTCCCTGGTGTTTGCTCAGGTTGGCCCTCGCCGGAACCAACGAACACCGCCGCACCCAAGCACTCGCGGGTCTCGGCACCAACATTGGGGTGCTCGAGGGGTCGTTGAAATACCGCTGCTGGTACCTGTAG
- a CDS encoding DUF6056 family protein — MIGRLRSLLERSTALRYVLVGGIGYLFEMTVLFVAAVLLSQGAATSVTVSYWLGLAFSFVLQKLLAFGNRERSSGVLGAQAGFYLLLVFLNYGFTLVVAAWAAPAIGVFWSRTIALAITTIWNFFLYRTVIFGTASDRVGAAVARRFGTAAAVLRADRGAAVLGVLSVGFATVFMLLSLSATFVADDYSYLASIRNTGNALQYIGEHYSGHNGRISQNTLVTVGFLLFGERVLQVFPFLFFVSLSVALAWVLALLLPLARRIVTLSVALGSVLTAVAFLALPSLFDSYLWLTSSTVYLGGLVAFLVSLGLTITLARRERRGPLVLGGYALVLAAGQAFSEPVALLAIAAAGLWLVWEFIRRDWSRLRLSLLACIALIGGFLVVFLSPGTMARRAAVDNEVGLRAVLFGPFEHYETLTAQLTWWILLLVLVAGVITAMNLSEPSSVRRFALRGLALAAAIFCGSTYGVFAVSAVASPIVPLRNFTVPGFGVVISAYIVAVVAATVLRSATRGARLSVVAVAGSVVAVCVAAPFAFATANVQLQGLALRESMLAERAAQLDSVSVATASISVLAAPVLVVSQAVEVENPPRKQTDWLLNSFRAWHGVDQGTRVVPVHTPPGYCLPDFVIVKPEFVCGAGS; from the coding sequence GTGATCGGCAGGCTCCGGTCGCTGCTAGAACGGTCGACGGCACTGAGGTACGTGTTAGTTGGGGGTATCGGCTATCTCTTTGAAATGACCGTACTGTTCGTGGCTGCGGTGCTGCTGTCACAGGGCGCAGCGACGTCGGTGACGGTGAGCTACTGGCTCGGGCTCGCGTTTAGCTTCGTGCTGCAAAAACTGCTGGCGTTTGGAAACCGTGAGCGCAGCAGCGGCGTTCTCGGCGCGCAGGCAGGGTTCTACCTTCTGCTGGTGTTCCTGAACTACGGGTTCACTCTCGTTGTCGCTGCCTGGGCTGCGCCCGCCATTGGGGTGTTCTGGTCCCGGACGATCGCGCTTGCAATCACCACCATCTGGAACTTCTTCCTCTACCGTACGGTCATCTTCGGAACTGCGTCTGACCGGGTAGGGGCTGCTGTCGCGCGTAGGTTTGGAACGGCCGCCGCTGTGCTCCGAGCAGACCGTGGCGCTGCGGTACTCGGCGTCCTCTCTGTGGGGTTTGCGACGGTGTTTATGCTGCTTTCCTTGTCTGCGACATTCGTAGCCGATGACTACTCCTACCTCGCCAGCATCCGCAATACCGGTAATGCACTGCAGTACATCGGCGAACACTACAGCGGACACAACGGGAGGATATCGCAGAACACGCTCGTCACGGTCGGCTTCCTGCTGTTCGGCGAGCGCGTGCTGCAGGTATTTCCCTTCCTGTTCTTCGTGTCTCTGTCGGTCGCACTCGCATGGGTTCTCGCATTGCTGCTGCCCCTCGCCCGCAGAATCGTGACGCTGAGTGTCGCGCTCGGCAGCGTGCTCACCGCGGTGGCGTTCCTCGCGCTGCCCAGTCTCTTTGACAGCTACCTGTGGCTCACTTCGAGCACCGTCTACCTTGGGGGGCTCGTCGCATTCCTGGTGAGCCTTGGCCTCACGATCACGCTGGCGCGGCGGGAACGCAGAGGGCCGCTTGTGCTTGGTGGCTATGCGCTCGTGTTGGCGGCCGGGCAGGCTTTCAGCGAACCGGTTGCGCTGCTGGCGATAGCGGCTGCAGGGCTCTGGCTCGTGTGGGAGTTCATCCGACGCGATTGGTCGCGCCTGCGGCTGAGCTTGCTCGCCTGCATCGCTCTAATCGGCGGATTTCTTGTCGTGTTCCTGTCGCCCGGGACGATGGCGCGTCGCGCCGCGGTGGACAACGAGGTCGGCCTGCGCGCGGTACTGTTCGGCCCCTTCGAACACTATGAAACGCTCACAGCGCAGCTGACCTGGTGGATCCTGCTGCTCGTGCTCGTGGCCGGGGTCATCACCGCAATGAACTTGTCGGAGCCGAGCTCCGTACGGCGGTTCGCGCTGCGCGGGCTCGCGCTTGCCGCCGCCATATTCTGTGGGAGCACGTATGGAGTGTTCGCTGTGAGCGCTGTGGCCTCGCCCATTGTGCCGTTGCGCAACTTCACCGTCCCGGGATTCGGGGTGGTCATCAGCGCCTACATCGTCGCGGTGGTGGCAGCTACTGTGCTGCGGAGTGCAACCCGCGGCGCGAGGCTCAGCGTCGTCGCGGTTGCCGGCAGTGTGGTTGCGGTGTGCGTCGCCGCTCCGTTTGCGTTCGCAACCGCAAACGTGCAGCTTCAGGGCCTCGCATTGCGCGAATCAATGCTCGCGGAGCGGGCGGCGCAGCTCGACTCTGTAAGCGTCGCCACGGCAAGTATCTCGGTGCTGGCGGCCCCGGTGCTGGTAGTGAGTCAGGCAGTCGAAGTGGAGAACCCGCCGAGGAAGCAGACCGATTGGCTACTCAACAGCTTCCGGGCATGGCACGGGGTCGACCAGGGGACCCGCGTCGTTCCCGTGCACACACCTCCCGGCTACTGCCTGCCTGACTTCGTGATCGTGAAACCTGAATTCGTTTGTGGCGCTGGCAGTTAG
- a CDS encoding glycosyltransferase family 2 protein, with protein MSRGPRPPEISVVLPAHNEQDGIAYFHAEVLVPALETQLDAPFEVVYVNDGSTDATLELLTEIADADSRVRVINLSRNFGKEVAVTAGIAQSRGGATVIMDADGQHPPALIGEFVARWRAGAQVVVGVRQSNQREGMMKRIGSRSFYRLLNAISEMQTVPRSTDYRLIDSDVRREFLRFTERNRITRGLIDWLGFRRAYVEFDAPARIAGDASYTVGKLFGLAVNSFTTMSLRPLFFFGYVGVACTLLALLAGVFIGVEQFLLGDPLHLRFSGAALLGIFVTFMVGIVLTAQGMMAVYLAHIHAQAQNRPLYVVDRVGSRGLGPMEDTL; from the coding sequence ATGTCGCGCGGACCGCGCCCCCCCGAGATTTCGGTCGTGCTGCCCGCGCATAACGAGCAAGACGGAATAGCGTACTTCCATGCAGAGGTACTCGTGCCAGCATTGGAGACACAGCTCGACGCTCCCTTCGAAGTGGTGTACGTAAATGACGGCAGCACCGACGCCACGCTCGAACTCCTGACTGAGATCGCGGACGCTGACAGTCGGGTTCGAGTAATCAATCTGTCACGCAATTTCGGCAAGGAGGTCGCCGTTACCGCGGGTATTGCACAATCCCGCGGGGGAGCGACAGTGATCATGGACGCGGACGGGCAGCACCCGCCGGCGCTCATTGGCGAGTTTGTTGCGCGGTGGCGCGCCGGAGCGCAGGTCGTAGTCGGGGTGCGCCAAAGCAACCAGCGCGAGGGCATGATGAAGCGCATCGGATCCCGGTCTTTTTACCGCCTCCTTAACGCGATTTCCGAGATGCAGACCGTGCCGAGGTCCACGGACTATCGGCTCATCGACAGCGACGTGCGCCGCGAGTTCCTTCGGTTTACGGAACGGAACCGAATCACCCGGGGGCTCATCGACTGGCTCGGCTTTCGGCGGGCGTACGTCGAGTTCGACGCCCCAGCGCGGATCGCAGGCGATGCGAGTTACACGGTCGGCAAGCTTTTCGGCCTCGCGGTCAACAGCTTCACTACGATGAGCCTGCGGCCACTATTCTTCTTTGGTTATGTCGGTGTTGCGTGCACGCTGCTCGCGCTGCTCGCCGGAGTCTTTATCGGGGTCGAGCAGTTCTTGCTTGGCGACCCGCTGCATCTGCGCTTCAGCGGTGCGGCGCTACTCGGTATCTTCGTGACATTCATGGTCGGGATTGTGCTTACTGCCCAGGGCATGATGGCGGTGTACCTCGCGCATATCCACGCCCAAGCGCAGAACCGGCCCCTGTACGTCGTTGACCGTGTTGGGTCGCGGGGCTTGGGGCCGATGGAGGACACTCTGTGA
- a CDS encoding glycosyltransferase family 4 protein has protein sequence MRITITSRIFDPEPSAATYRLRALASGFVEGGHDVTVLTVSPGAAADANDVARPYSVSRFPVLRDSSGYVRGYLQYLSFDVPLFFRILFGRRADMIITEPPPTTGVFVRLAAALRRTPYAYYAADVWSDAAQQTGASKLVITAVRLMEKFALNGAALVLSVSAGVTERIAELGVRSSVTTVGNGVDAELLSASLTAAPDFTGASRPTFIYAGTASELHGAAVFIEALPAVLRAHPSTKLEFVGGGIEQENLQRLAERLGVAGSVSFEATVTAPELAPRIQTATAALASVRPGEGYDFAFPTKLYTAAVCGAPMVYAGVGPGVEFVASEVCGAAIGTTAAYDPVAVAEAMIAAADAPVLPERRRAVTKWAAREVSLRGVASRAVAAIERVR, from the coding sequence ATGCGCATCACAATTACGAGCAGGATTTTCGATCCCGAGCCGAGCGCAGCCACGTACCGGTTGCGCGCTTTGGCCTCTGGGTTCGTCGAAGGCGGCCACGACGTTACCGTGCTCACGGTGAGCCCCGGCGCCGCGGCGGACGCAAACGATGTGGCCCGTCCGTACAGCGTGTCTAGGTTCCCCGTGCTCCGAGATAGTAGCGGATATGTTCGTGGCTACCTGCAATACCTAAGCTTTGATGTGCCTCTGTTCTTCCGAATTCTGTTCGGGCGACGTGCGGACATGATCATAACGGAACCGCCCCCTACTACGGGGGTCTTTGTTCGGCTCGCCGCCGCGTTGCGCCGGACGCCGTACGCGTACTATGCGGCTGATGTGTGGTCTGACGCTGCCCAACAGACGGGGGCGTCGAAGCTTGTCATCACCGCTGTGCGGCTAATGGAGAAGTTCGCGCTCAACGGGGCGGCGCTGGTGCTCTCGGTGTCGGCCGGGGTGACAGAACGCATCGCGGAGCTTGGCGTTCGTTCATCGGTCACGACGGTCGGCAACGGCGTGGACGCGGAGTTGCTCAGCGCTTCGCTCACAGCCGCCCCCGACTTCACGGGCGCGTCGCGGCCAACGTTTATCTATGCGGGGACAGCATCCGAGCTTCACGGGGCCGCCGTGTTTATCGAGGCACTGCCGGCAGTGTTGCGAGCGCACCCCTCCACGAAGCTCGAATTTGTGGGTGGCGGGATCGAGCAGGAAAACCTGCAGCGCCTCGCAGAACGGCTTGGCGTTGCAGGGTCGGTATCGTTCGAAGCGACGGTGACCGCCCCCGAACTCGCGCCGCGCATACAGACGGCGACGGCAGCACTCGCGAGTGTACGACCGGGTGAAGGGTACGATTTTGCCTTCCCGACGAAGCTCTATACCGCGGCGGTGTGTGGCGCTCCGATGGTGTATGCGGGTGTCGGCCCCGGCGTCGAGTTTGTCGCTTCGGAGGTCTGCGGCGCCGCGATCGGTACGACAGCAGCCTACGATCCTGTCGCGGTCGCGGAAGCGATGATCGCCGCGGCCGACGCACCGGTGTTGCCCGAACGCAGGCGTGCTGTCACTAAGTGGGCGGCCCGTGAGGTATCGCTGCGTGGTGTTGCTTCGCGGGCCGTGGCAGCGATCGAGCGAGTGAGGTAA
- a CDS encoding glycosyltransferase family 1 protein → MTQRTLLILSFTDIAADARVKKQALLFADEYRVVTCGYGEAVRDDIEHIQLSTGVAAAAGARRYLEPFWVRSHAYRLAFHSDLRAQHAIAALAGRQFDAVVANELETLSVAYAVSDPGRVLLDLHEYYPGLRDDLPVWVRVRKPYQQWLLRNRASRAGAVTTVSGTIAERYEAEFGLSCGVVWNAAPLRPELTTQPAHTPIRLVHSGVAAENRRPEVMMRAAARTRANVTLDMYLTQQHSEFGQKLLALATELGPRVTIHPPVPNAELVETLNAYDVGVHILAPTNTNNELALPNKFFDFVQARLGMIIGPTADMAKLLRSYDLGAVADGFDEAAVTAVFDGLDEADIKRWKANAAEAAAELSADQQHGVWLRAVEGILV, encoded by the coding sequence ATGACTCAGCGGACACTACTTATTCTCAGCTTCACGGACATAGCAGCAGACGCACGAGTGAAGAAGCAGGCATTGTTGTTTGCCGACGAATACCGTGTCGTCACGTGCGGTTACGGCGAGGCTGTTCGCGACGATATCGAGCACATCCAGTTGAGCACCGGCGTTGCTGCGGCAGCTGGGGCGCGGCGCTACCTTGAGCCATTTTGGGTTCGCAGCCACGCGTATCGGCTCGCCTTTCACTCAGACCTCCGAGCCCAGCACGCCATCGCAGCCCTCGCCGGGAGGCAGTTCGACGCGGTGGTTGCAAATGAACTCGAAACGCTTTCCGTCGCCTACGCGGTCAGCGACCCGGGGCGGGTGCTGCTCGACCTCCACGAGTACTACCCTGGCCTCCGCGACGACTTACCTGTATGGGTGCGGGTGCGGAAGCCCTACCAGCAGTGGCTGCTGCGCAACCGCGCCTCGCGTGCCGGTGCGGTGACCACCGTGTCAGGCACGATTGCAGAACGATACGAGGCGGAATTTGGGCTGTCCTGCGGTGTGGTGTGGAACGCGGCCCCGCTGCGGCCAGAACTCACGACACAGCCGGCACACACCCCAATCCGGCTCGTGCACTCGGGGGTCGCCGCCGAGAATCGGCGCCCCGAAGTAATGATGCGCGCAGCTGCACGCACGCGCGCGAACGTCACCCTCGATATGTATCTCACGCAGCAGCACAGTGAGTTCGGTCAGAAGCTCCTCGCGCTTGCAACCGAGCTCGGCCCGCGGGTCACTATCCACCCACCCGTGCCCAACGCAGAACTCGTCGAAACGCTGAATGCGTATGACGTCGGTGTGCATATTTTGGCCCCGACAAATACGAACAATGAGCTTGCGCTTCCGAATAAGTTCTTTGATTTTGTGCAGGCACGCCTCGGCATGATCATCGGGCCCACCGCTGACATGGCGAAGCTGCTGCGCAGCTACGACCTCGGCGCGGTGGCAGATGGCTTCGACGAGGCCGCTGTTACCGCGGTGTTCGACGGGCTCGACGAGGCTGATATAAAGCGTTGGAAGGCGAACGCGGCAGAAGCCGCTGCAGAGTTGAGCGCAGATCAGCAACACGGGGTGTGGCTGCGTGCAGTCGAGGGAATCCTTGTCTAA